The Salvia miltiorrhiza cultivar Shanhuang (shh) chromosome 1, IMPLAD_Smil_shh, whole genome shotgun sequence genome has a window encoding:
- the LOC131004847 gene encoding zinc finger protein 2-like, with protein MNYDANTSLNLSLSSRKSGLINLDLVLDPTSPLSPSLSPPLSPGDQRVFSCNYCRRKFYSSQALGGHQNAHKLERTLAKKSRELSSTVRAESVSSQRVGSGYVPVPVQARELSYGNIGWINGEYNDRGEGADHHHHHHHQEELSHLDLSLRL; from the coding sequence ATGAATTACGACGCTAACACCTCACTTAATCTAAGCTTATCATCGAGGAAGAGCGGGCTGATCAATCTTGACCTAGTACTGGACCCCACGTCGCCGCTGTCTCCGTCACTATCGCCGCCGCTGAGCCCCGGCGATCAGCGCGTGTTCTCGTGCAACTACTGCCGGAGGAAATTCTACAGCTCTCAGGCCCTGGGCGGCCACCAAAATGCTCACAAACTGGAGAGGACGCTGGCCAAGAAGAGCAGGGAGCTGAGCTCGACGGTGAGGGCGGAGTCGGTCTCCAGCCAACGGGTCGGGTCGGGCTACGTGCCGGTGCCGGTGCAGGCGAGAGAGTTGAGTTATGGCAATATTGGTTGGATTAATGGTGAATATAATGATAGAGGTGAGGGAGctgatcatcatcatcaccatcatcatcaAGAAGAGCTCAGCCACCTTGATTTATCTCTGAGGCTTTGA
- the LOC131004857 gene encoding CASP-like protein 2C1 — MNSFKRETWLRIMSMFLLALTACLVGFDSQTKVIFYTYKKTATFHVLDVLYVLVWIDVAAAAYNLLQLITSYKFQSYFTKDLTASYRYVAWGIFLLDQAAAYAVFGVTAAAVQGSTLAITGEKSFQWMKLCNRFTRFCIQIGGALICGYIAAVLMVITASISAYSLFRIYSPKRFLMLKPK, encoded by the exons ATGAATAGCTTTAAAAGAGAAACTTGGTTGAGAATTATGAGTATGTTTCTCTTGGCACTAACTGCCTGTCTCGTCGGTTTCGACTCCCAAACCAAAGTTATCTTCTACACATACAAAAAGACTGCCACATTCCACGTTTTGGATGTTTTGTA TGTTTTGGTGTGGATAgatgttgctgctgctgcttatAATCTGCTTCAGCTTATTACAAGCTATAAGTTTCAAAGTTACTTCACAAAGGATCTAACAGCTTCTTACCGATATGTGGCGTGGGGGATTTTCTTGTTAGACCAG GCGGCAGCGTACGCGGTGTTCGGTGTGACGGCGGCGGCGGTCCAGGGGTCGACGCTGGCAATCACGGGTGAGAAGAGCTTCCAATGGATGAAGCTGTGCAACAGGTTCACCAGATTCTGCATTCAAATAGGCGGAGCTTTGATATGTGGATACATAGCAGCAGTTTTGATGGTGATAACTGCTTCCATCTCTGCATACTCTCTTTTCCGAATTTATTCACCCAAACGCTTCCTTATGCTCAAGCCCAAATGA
- the LOC131004862 gene encoding uncharacterized protein LOC131004862: MSDINKREFTELALDGGNYLTWALDVEIYLASCDLSDAIVPDSSCSSAQKAKALIFLRHHLNKDLKNEYLTEKDPVVLWQSLKDRFDQQKAIILPQAQYDWLNLRFQDFKSVIEYNSTLHRIVSQLKLCKQEVTEIDLIEKTLSTFHASNLVLQQQYRAKNYTRHSELISALLVAEKHNQLLMRNHNARPVGSQAVPEAHATTYRGGRGRGRGKANWSQRGRRGWSYRGGRGRGYNHVARFQSHGKGFHKTSHPQEASTSKQTPETQQTCYRCGCDGHWSRTCRTAKHLVEAYQMLQKNKKGKKIRSEIHHASLPEANLEFNADDDDLMQLDLEDYGDQK; the protein is encoded by the coding sequence ATGTCTGATATCAATAAAAGAGAATTCACCGAGCTTGCTCTTGATGGTGGTAACTATTTGACTTGGGCTTTGGATGTTGAAATATACCTCGCCTCATGTGATTTGAGTGACGCTATAGTTCCAGATTCTTCATGTAGCTCCGCCCAGAAGGCGAAAGCTTTGATTTTCTTGCGTCATCATTTGAATAAGGACTTAAAAAATGAGTACCTTACTGAAAAGGACCCTGTTGTCCTATGGCAATCCCTGAAGGATCgctttgatcaacaaaaggctATTATTCTCCCTCAGGCACAATATGATTGGCTGAATTTACGCTTTCAGGATTTCAAGTCCGTGATTGAGTACAATTCTACCTTACACCGTATTGTGTCACAGCTGAAACTCTGTAAACAAGAAGTTACAGAGATTGATTTGATAGAGAAGACTCTATCCACTTTTCATGCCAGTAATCTTGTACTCCAGCAGCAGTACAGAGCCAAGAATTATACTAGGCATTCTGAACTCATTTCTGCTTTACTTGTAGCAGAGAAGCATAATCAGCTTTTGATGAGAAACCACAATGCAAGACCAGTTGGTTCACAAGCAGTGCCTGAAGCACATGCTACCACTTATAGAGGTGGTCGAGGGAGAGGCCGAGGAAAAGCGAATTGGTCCCAACGTGGTAGAAGAGGTTGGTCCTATAGAGGAGGTCGAGGTCGTGGATACAATCATGTTGCTAGATTCCAAAGTCATGGAAAAGGATTTCATAAGACATCGCATCCACAAGAAGCAAGTACATCTAAGCAAACTCCAGAAACACAACAAACTTGTTACAGGTGTGGGTGCGATGGTCATTGGAGTCGTACATGTCGTACCGCCAAGCACCTCGTTGAAGCATATCAAATGTTGCAAAAGAACAAGAAAGGCAAGAAAATTCGAAGTGAAATACATCATGCCAGTTTGCCTGAAGCAAATTTGGAGTTtaatgccgatgatgatgatttaaTGCAACTTGATCTTGAAGATTATGGAGATCAAAAGTAA